One genomic window of Neisseria sp. oral taxon 014 str. F0314 includes the following:
- a CDS encoding helix-turn-helix domain-containing protein has product MSKTYTVEEAAAYCKCHAETVRQYIRDGAIVASRPGRRYCITQAALDVFLAKKENEQVQASLEHRSEEKCRSTYETTSTTSISGRKAAAELDSLLAPKTNMRRNGCTIN; this is encoded by the coding sequence ATGAGTAAAACCTACACCGTCGAAGAGGCGGCGGCATACTGCAAATGCCATGCGGAAACCGTCAGACAGTATATCAGGGACGGCGCGATTGTGGCCAGCAGGCCGGGTCGCCGCTATTGTATAACGCAGGCTGCACTTGACGTTTTTCTTGCCAAAAAAGAGAATGAACAGGTGCAGGCTTCGCTCGAACACAGGAGTGAAGAAAAATGCCGATCTACTTACGAAACGACGTCTACTACGTCGATATCAGGACGAAAGGCGGCCGCAGAATTAGACAGTCTGCTGGCACCAAAAACAAACATGAGGCGCAACGGCTGCACGATAAACTGA
- a CDS encoding conjugal transfer protein TraL encodes MSVQVINILTRDNNVDIRNFDGLIEQFLEKDGIGIVDTGSNTFIPLMSYIAENNIAELLRESGVRLILHVPIEGGQAQIDCIESLGRILNDVDAEVVVWLNEFHGAVENGGKLFEQFGVYQKHKDRIIGIVRLEKRNPDTYGKDIEQMTKLHLTFDEVDHTAEMTFMPKQRLRNVKRDIFAKLASLPVAANALDGTGDGK; translated from the coding sequence TTGAGCGTCCAAGTGATCAACATCCTGACACGGGACAACAATGTTGATATTCGCAATTTTGACGGACTGATTGAGCAGTTCTTGGAAAAAGACGGTATCGGCATTGTGGATACAGGTTCTAATACGTTCATCCCGCTAATGTCTTACATTGCAGAAAATAATATCGCCGAACTGCTGCGGGAATCGGGTGTGCGTCTGATTCTGCATGTACCGATTGAAGGCGGGCAGGCGCAGATTGACTGCATCGAAAGTTTAGGACGGATTTTGAACGATGTCGATGCTGAAGTGGTAGTTTGGCTGAATGAATTTCACGGAGCAGTGGAGAATGGTGGCAAACTGTTCGAGCAGTTCGGCGTTTACCAAAAACACAAAGACCGAATCATTGGCATTGTGCGCTTGGAAAAACGCAATCCCGACACCTACGGGAAAGACATTGAACAGATGACCAAGCTGCATCTGACCTTTGACGAGGTGGACCATACGGCAGAAATGACCTTTATGCCGAAGCAGCGGTTACGGAACGTGAAACGCGATATTTTTGCGAAACTGGCCAGTCTGCCGGTTGCGGCAAATGCTCTAGATGGTACAGGTGATGGAAAATAA
- a CDS encoding TrbM/KikA/MpfK family conjugal transfer protein: protein MKKSLLAAVSAAVLFVSMPVQAEELTGDAKLACEAILCLSTSTRPTECNESLRRYFSIKHKKAHKTARARRDFLKQCPRDQGGDAAVERLVERRMP from the coding sequence ATGAAAAAATCTTTGTTGGCGGCGGTGTCGGCCGCCGTTCTGTTTGTCTCAATGCCGGTTCAGGCCGAGGAGTTGACGGGGGATGCGAAGCTCGCATGTGAAGCGATTCTGTGTCTTTCAACCAGTACCCGTCCGACCGAGTGCAACGAATCGCTGCGGCGGTATTTCTCCATTAAACACAAAAAAGCACATAAAACGGCAAGGGCGCGGCGTGATTTTCTGAAGCAGTGTCCGCGTGATCAGGGTGGGGATGCCGCCGTAGAGCGGCTGGTTGAGCGGCGTATGCCCTGA
- the pgsA gene encoding CDP-diacylglycerol--glycerol-3-phosphate 3-phosphatidyltransferase: MPWNIPIFLTWMRVLLIPAFTALFYLPDAWIHPQTVNWTAAFIFAAAAVTDWFDGFLARLWKQTSDFGAFLDPVADKLMVAVALLLLVDIERTNVIFAIIIIGREITISALREWMAQMGKRNSVAVATIGKFKTTAQMLAILLLLAGMKDFYGFNLILIGNILMLIASVLTIWSMFYYLKMAWKEFK, from the coding sequence ATGCCTTGGAACATCCCGATATTCCTTACATGGATGCGCGTTTTGCTCATTCCCGCATTCACCGCACTCTTCTACCTGCCCGACGCATGGATACACCCGCAAACCGTCAACTGGACGGCGGCATTCATTTTTGCCGCCGCCGCCGTTACCGACTGGTTTGACGGCTTCTTGGCAAGACTGTGGAAACAAACTTCCGACTTCGGCGCATTCCTCGATCCGGTTGCAGACAAACTGATGGTCGCCGTCGCCCTACTCCTGCTGGTGGATATCGAGCGCACCAACGTCATCTTCGCCATCATCATCATCGGCCGCGAGATCACCATTTCCGCCTTACGCGAATGGATGGCACAAATGGGCAAGCGCAACAGCGTGGCCGTCGCCACCATAGGCAAATTCAAAACCACCGCCCAGATGCTCGCCATCCTGCTGCTGCTGGCCGGAATGAAAGATTTTTACGGCTTCAATCTGATACTGATTGGTAACATATTGATGTTAATCGCGTCCGTACTGACCATCTGGTCCATGTTCTATTACCTGAAAATGGCATGGAAAGAATTCAAATAA
- a CDS encoding site-specific integrase, which produces MYLRNDVYYVDIRTKGGRRIRQSAGTKNKHEAQRLHDKLKYELWQHEHFDEKPKRVWEEAAVRWIKEKSEKKSIRDDISRLRMLPQLRGVFLHHISRDFIMDVVDRLPCSNSTKNRYLALIRSILYKAQNEWGWIDNAPKLKLKKEAAKRIRWLKPEEAERLINALPDNHWRAIAIFSFCTGLRQRNVFGLRWEQVDLDRKTAWIYPDETKSGRPIGVPLNDVAVRVLSERMGIHETYVFTNRENKPVSALSSKMWKRTLERAGISNFRWHDIRHTWASWLVQRGVPLVALKEMGGWERLDMVMRYAHLATDHLMTHAAVLDNLESFGHKMDTGFLGQQEGQRFYQSEGGSKRC; this is translated from the coding sequence ATCTACTTACGAAACGACGTCTACTACGTCGATATCAGGACGAAAGGCGGCCGCAGAATTAGACAGTCTGCTGGCACCAAAAACAAACATGAGGCGCAACGGCTGCACGATAAACTGAAATACGAGTTGTGGCAGCACGAGCATTTTGATGAAAAGCCGAAGCGGGTGTGGGAGGAGGCCGCAGTCAGGTGGATTAAGGAAAAATCTGAAAAAAAGAGTATCAGGGACGACATTAGCCGGTTGCGGATGTTGCCGCAATTGCGCGGGGTTTTCCTACATCATATAAGCCGTGATTTCATTATGGATGTGGTGGACAGACTGCCTTGTAGCAACAGTACCAAGAACCGTTATCTTGCTTTGATACGATCTATTTTGTACAAAGCCCAAAACGAATGGGGTTGGATTGATAATGCTCCAAAGCTGAAATTGAAGAAGGAGGCGGCAAAGCGTATTCGTTGGTTGAAGCCCGAAGAAGCGGAGCGGCTGATCAACGCGTTGCCGGACAATCATTGGCGGGCAATCGCAATATTCAGTTTTTGCACAGGGCTGAGGCAACGGAATGTGTTTGGTTTGAGATGGGAACAAGTTGATTTAGATCGTAAAACGGCTTGGATTTATCCCGATGAAACAAAATCTGGCAGACCGATTGGTGTACCGCTGAACGATGTGGCGGTACGGGTCTTATCGGAACGGATGGGAATACACGAAACTTATGTGTTCACCAATCGCGAAAACAAACCCGTATCGGCGTTGTCGAGCAAAATGTGGAAACGCACGTTGGAAAGGGCGGGCATTTCCAATTTCAGATGGCACGACATCCGTCATACTTGGGCAAGCTGGCTTGTTCAGCGCGGCGTACCGCTAGTTGCCCTAAAAGAGATGGGAGGGTGGGAACGGTTGGACATGGTAATGCGCTATGCACACTTGGCTACCGACCATCTGATGACCCATGCCGCAGTTTTGGATAATCTTGAAAGTTTTGGACACAAAATGGACACAGGGTTTCTCGGCCAGCAGGAGGGTCAGAGATTTTACCAATCTGAGGGAGGCTCTAAAAGATGTTGA